In one Magnetococcus sp. PR-3 genomic region, the following are encoded:
- a CDS encoding sensor histidine kinase has protein sequence MTGLKSYRNLPLYWQLLAPMLLVITLWFGNTVHALMGLEEAQTRLKGLYADEVHTVIAVEQLQMRITRMHLSLLKHLTSESATKMAQLEMSLDTNTQKLQKMLLDLEYTVSNTHPAHEINLEKMRNAYQWYLTSLARVLDLSADFEKEQALRLLEDETGPALEAVNQQTMNLAHLEEGHMAGGFEEALNLEQDSFFTTFVVSIFMALLSWLIIWLTSRSTSMRLSQLVGSAESLGQGNLNTRIESDTQDEIGRLGQSLNTMAIKLEEAMTEEHLASVAVQQANQKLRMAQDRLEERVKTRTESLTQSEQRLLSEVTIRSALNTLLERSFSANTIQELMEVCLETLLAQPFLGLAHQGGFFLIHPEKRHLELRCAVDFPQPLTDMCRMDEEQPCICHKVLSDGKVRFDRLQQPLRSDETSDILEFYAVPVLVEGGMSGVIILMAEQHGANRIETIDFLQSTARVIATALKRLSLQSLMLQQEKLVSLGEMVAGVAHEVNTPVGIGVTASSELADTTRQFKQLLQKEGISQEELEDYLNTVDGFSRLIQESMQRAATLVRSFKMVSVDQSSEERRHFKLKQHIEAVTTSLQHQLKSAQVQIQLTCPEQLELNSFPGAYAQIFTNLIQNSIVHGFVQQTNQSGLIDIEISQQGMMLQLLYRDNGCGIDPIARQKIFEPFFTTQRNRGGSGLGMHIVFNLITGRLEGTIVCEEPTTHGAQFRINLPLLETPPLSD, from the coding sequence ATGACTGGCCTAAAATCCTACCGGAATCTTCCGCTCTATTGGCAACTTTTAGCCCCCATGTTGTTGGTCATCACCCTATGGTTTGGCAACACGGTCCATGCTCTCATGGGGCTAGAAGAAGCTCAAACACGACTTAAAGGCCTCTATGCCGATGAAGTTCATACCGTTATTGCGGTTGAACAACTTCAAATGCGCATTACCCGCATGCACCTTTCACTACTCAAGCATCTCACCAGTGAAAGCGCCACTAAGATGGCTCAGTTGGAAATGTCTCTGGACACCAATACCCAGAAGTTACAAAAGATGCTTTTGGACCTTGAGTACACCGTTTCCAATACCCACCCAGCTCATGAGATTAATCTGGAAAAAATGCGTAATGCCTACCAGTGGTATTTAACCTCTCTGGCCCGGGTGTTGGATCTGAGCGCTGACTTTGAAAAAGAGCAGGCGCTGCGCCTTTTGGAAGATGAGACAGGGCCTGCATTGGAGGCTGTCAACCAACAGACGATGAACCTGGCTCATCTGGAAGAGGGCCATATGGCAGGGGGCTTTGAAGAAGCTCTTAATCTAGAACAAGACAGTTTTTTCACCACATTTGTGGTGAGTATTTTCATGGCACTACTCTCCTGGTTGATCATCTGGCTCACATCACGCAGCACCTCTATGCGGCTCAGCCAGTTGGTCGGTAGTGCAGAATCCTTAGGACAAGGCAACCTAAACACCCGCATAGAAAGCGATACCCAGGATGAAATCGGTCGCCTTGGTCAAAGTTTGAATACCATGGCCATCAAGCTGGAAGAGGCCATGACCGAAGAGCATTTGGCCTCGGTCGCGGTACAGCAAGCCAACCAAAAGTTGCGCATGGCACAAGACCGGTTGGAAGAGCGGGTTAAAACTCGGACCGAAAGTTTGACCCAAAGTGAGCAACGACTCCTCTCTGAAGTCACCATCCGTTCAGCCCTAAACACCTTACTTGAGCGCTCTTTCTCGGCAAATACCATTCAGGAATTAATGGAGGTCTGCCTAGAGACCTTGCTTGCCCAACCCTTTTTAGGTCTCGCCCACCAAGGTGGCTTTTTCCTTATTCATCCTGAAAAGCGCCACCTTGAGCTGCGTTGCGCGGTTGATTTCCCGCAGCCTTTGACAGATATGTGCCGGATGGATGAAGAGCAGCCGTGCATATGCCATAAAGTACTGAGTGACGGAAAAGTACGCTTTGACCGTTTACAACAGCCCCTACGTTCAGATGAAACATCCGATATTCTTGAATTTTACGCCGTACCAGTTTTGGTTGAGGGTGGCATGTCCGGCGTCATCATTCTTATGGCAGAACAACACGGGGCCAACCGCATAGAAACGATTGATTTTCTTCAATCAACAGCACGGGTAATTGCGACAGCCCTTAAACGTCTCTCTTTGCAAAGTTTAATGCTGCAACAGGAAAAACTGGTCTCCCTTGGTGAGATGGTTGCAGGTGTCGCCCATGAGGTAAACACCCCGGTAGGCATTGGTGTAACTGCATCTTCTGAGCTGGCGGATACCACCCGCCAATTTAAGCAGCTGCTGCAGAAAGAGGGCATCAGCCAAGAAGAGCTCGAAGACTATTTGAATACAGTGGATGGCTTTAGTCGACTCATTCAGGAGAGCATGCAACGCGCGGCTACCTTGGTACGTAGTTTTAAAATGGTTTCGGTGGATCAATCCAGCGAAGAACGCCGTCATTTTAAATTAAAACAGCATATTGAGGCCGTCACCACCAGCCTGCAGCACCAACTAAAAAGTGCACAGGTACAGATCCAACTCACCTGCCCTGAGCAGCTGGAACTTAATAGCTTTCCAGGCGCTTACGCACAAATATTCACCAACCTTATTCAAAATTCCATTGTGCATGGCTTTGTGCAACAAACCAATCAGTCTGGGTTGATTGATATTGAGATTTCACAACAAGGCATGATGCTTCAGCTGCTCTATCGGGATAATGGGTGCGGCATTGACCCGATAGCACGACAGAAGATTTTTGAGCCCTTTTTCACCACCCAGCGGAATCGGGGTGGTAGCGGTTTAGGCATGCACATTGTCTTTAACCTCATTACTGGCCGTCTGGAAGGGACCATCGTCTGTGAGGAGCCAACCACACATGGCGCTCAATTCCGGATTAATTTACCTCTCCTTGAAACACCACCTCTGAGCGATTAA
- a CDS encoding exopolyphosphatase: MASDKFRLVTRSDFDGLVCAVLFKELDMIDDIKFVHPKDMQDGTIHITERDITTNLPYVPGCHLCFDHHHSETVRVNQGNGLPENMIIDGAAPSAARVVYDYYGGKEKFPTISDDMMVEVDKADSAQYNEEEVLFADGWALMNFLMDARTGLGRFRHFRISNYELMMQLIDYCRNHTIEEILALPDVKERVDLYFEQETLFKTQIQMRTKIKENLAILDLRMDETIHAGNRFIVYALYPQCNISMHVLWGKDRKNTVFALGKSIFNRSSKTNIGELCLKYGGGGHHAAGTCQVPNEDYMRVQKELLDAIISDG, translated from the coding sequence ATGGCATCCGATAAATTCCGCCTTGTAACCCGTAGTGATTTTGATGGTCTGGTCTGTGCCGTGCTCTTCAAAGAGCTGGATATGATCGATGACATCAAGTTTGTACATCCCAAGGATATGCAGGATGGTACCATCCATATCACCGAACGGGATATCACGACCAACTTGCCATATGTACCTGGCTGCCACCTCTGCTTTGATCACCACCACAGTGAAACTGTGCGTGTGAACCAGGGTAATGGTTTGCCTGAAAATATGATCATTGATGGTGCAGCGCCCTCTGCAGCCCGTGTAGTCTATGACTACTATGGTGGCAAAGAGAAGTTCCCGACCATTTCTGATGATATGATGGTTGAGGTCGATAAAGCTGACTCTGCCCAGTACAATGAAGAGGAAGTTCTGTTTGCCGACGGTTGGGCGTTGATGAACTTCTTAATGGACGCTCGGACTGGGCTTGGCCGTTTTCGTCATTTCCGCATCTCCAACTATGAGTTGATGATGCAGTTGATCGATTATTGCCGTAACCATACGATCGAAGAAATTTTGGCGCTGCCGGATGTTAAAGAGCGGGTTGATCTTTACTTTGAACAGGAAACACTGTTCAAAACCCAAATTCAGATGCGTACCAAAATTAAAGAAAATTTGGCGATCCTTGATCTGCGTATGGATGAAACCATTCATGCAGGTAACCGCTTCATCGTTTATGCGCTCTATCCTCAGTGCAACATCTCCATGCACGTTTTGTGGGGTAAAGATCGTAAAAATACGGTGTTTGCTTTGGGTAAATCCATTTTCAACCGCAGTTCCAAAACCAATATTGGTGAGCTGTGTTTGAAGTATGGTGGGGGTGGTCACCATGCTGCAGGAACCTGTCAGGTTCCTAATGAAGATTATATGCGGGTTCAAAAAGAGTTGCTGGATGCCATTATTAGCGATGGTTGA
- the modA gene encoding molybdate ABC transporter substrate-binding protein yields the protein MKGSKPLWVLIWILITAYPFSAPAEPLTLAVANSTCNLFHALSSHYSPQHPITILCKSSGRLAKGLDGDAIHADYYLSANKKWMDFMVSQQLVTPATRHIPWSNRLVVASSQKDRIELNTLEDLDSPKIHTILIGDPSTAPFGRYAKQALKQSGIWNQVRAKVITRKHITLLADDLAESSEGTVGILFSTNLSKHHKEIHSISAERHTPIRYHGAILTQSRNKSEAKRFITFLQSQTAQAVMTKFGFIPLHPESP from the coding sequence ATGAAGGGAAGCAAACCACTATGGGTCCTCATATGGATTCTCATAACCGCCTATCCCTTTTCGGCACCTGCTGAACCCCTTACACTTGCGGTGGCCAACTCTACTTGCAATCTTTTTCACGCTCTCTCCAGCCACTATTCACCCCAACACCCCATTACGATCCTGTGCAAATCTTCAGGGCGGTTGGCAAAAGGCTTGGATGGGGATGCCATTCATGCTGACTACTATCTATCGGCCAACAAAAAATGGATGGACTTTATGGTGTCACAGCAACTGGTGACCCCGGCAACCCGGCATATACCGTGGAGTAACCGCCTCGTCGTTGCCTCATCCCAAAAAGATCGCATCGAACTGAACACCCTTGAGGATCTGGATTCACCAAAAATCCATACCATTTTAATTGGTGACCCCAGCACAGCACCTTTTGGACGGTATGCCAAGCAGGCCTTAAAACAGAGTGGTATTTGGAACCAGGTTCGCGCCAAAGTTATCACCCGAAAGCATATTACTCTGCTGGCTGATGATTTGGCGGAATCATCCGAAGGCACAGTGGGCATCCTGTTTTCAACCAACTTAAGCAAACACCATAAAGAGATACATTCCATCTCTGCGGAGCGTCACACCCCTATTCGCTATCATGGTGCCATACTGACACAAAGCCGCAACAAGAGTGAGGCAAAGCGCTTCATCACCTTTTTGCAGAGCCAAACTGCACAAGCAGTCATGACCAAATTTGGATTCATCCCTCTGCACCCGGAATCTCCATGA
- a CDS encoding DUF3179 domain-containing protein — MKRLAQLLTLFLTLLTHPLWGSPFGADWSQTDFSKKNVDLAQIQSGGPGKDGIPAIDHPHFVSPDQARQWLHDKEPVIALVLGDDARAYPLQILIWHEIVNDVVQGQPVMVTFCPLCNAAMSFKRTLKNKVYDFGVSGLLRHSDMVMYDRQTHSWWQQFTGTGIVGTHTGTQLHTLPSPIISFAHFYKAHPEGKVLSRQTGHSRQYGHNPYRGYDRIGNDPFLLEGDADPRLPAMERVLGLSDGQQMHRIYPFQFLQEHPLFQDQFQETPLVIFSRMGTLSALDAGKIHQGREILQAAAYDRRLKDHGTLDFIQHQGEILDKQTRSHWNLLGQAVSGPLRGQRLSQKDQGVHFAFAWLVFRPSSEIKQP, encoded by the coding sequence ATGAAACGCTTAGCTCAGCTCTTAACTCTATTCTTGACACTACTGACACACCCCCTTTGGGGTAGCCCGTTCGGCGCTGACTGGTCACAGACAGATTTTTCAAAAAAAAACGTAGACCTTGCACAAATTCAATCTGGCGGCCCCGGTAAAGATGGTATTCCAGCCATCGACCACCCCCACTTTGTATCCCCCGACCAAGCCCGTCAGTGGCTGCATGACAAAGAACCCGTCATTGCCCTGGTGCTGGGTGATGATGCCCGAGCCTACCCTCTACAAATTTTAATCTGGCATGAAATCGTCAATGACGTGGTGCAAGGCCAGCCGGTTATGGTCACCTTCTGTCCGTTATGTAATGCGGCCATGAGTTTTAAACGCACCCTTAAGAATAAGGTCTATGATTTTGGTGTCAGTGGCCTGCTGCGACACAGTGATATGGTGATGTACGATCGCCAAACCCATAGTTGGTGGCAGCAATTTACAGGTACTGGAATTGTCGGCACCCATACAGGGACACAACTGCACACGCTGCCTAGCCCCATTATCAGCTTTGCCCATTTTTATAAAGCACACCCTGAAGGCAAAGTGCTCTCTCGCCAGACTGGTCATTCTCGTCAATATGGCCATAACCCATACCGAGGCTATGACCGGATCGGCAACGATCCCTTTCTGTTAGAAGGCGATGCCGACCCTAGACTGCCAGCCATGGAGCGGGTTCTTGGCTTAAGTGACGGACAACAGATGCACCGCATCTACCCTTTTCAATTCCTTCAAGAACACCCCCTTTTTCAGGATCAATTTCAGGAAACACCCTTGGTAATTTTCAGCCGTATGGGCACACTCTCTGCGCTGGATGCCGGTAAAATCCACCAAGGTCGCGAAATTTTACAAGCGGCAGCCTATGATCGTCGCCTAAAAGATCACGGCACCTTAGATTTTATCCAGCACCAGGGGGAGATTTTAGATAAGCAGACACGCTCCCACTGGAATCTCTTAGGACAAGCTGTTTCTGGGCCTCTTCGTGGTCAACGGCTCTCACAAAAGGATCAAGGCGTTCACTTTGCTTTTGCATGGTTGGTGTTCCGACCAAGCTCTGAGATCAAACAACCCTGA
- a CDS encoding FIST signal transduction protein — translation MKSAQHVLTNVDWKSDELVDLSKINPQLVLVFGSVAFFDKADFVTRLNHCFPAAQLVGCTTAGEITADGVFDDHCVVTAVQFDGVQIHIAHNEVGAMEASKQAGVQLGETLKPHQPSAVLLFGKGLAINGSGVIEGLIENLGQDIPITGGLAGDGGKFERTLVLTPQGISDDQVVAVGLCGEAVRIGHGSFGGWSPFGPPRKVTRCEGNVLFELDNEPALNIYKKYLGEYAKDLPASGLLFPFEMLNADHEQVGLIRTILGVDEEAGSLVLAGDIDAEGYLRLMHASTDGLVDGAEQAAQATRERVGGGIRDGLAILVSCVGRKLVMGDQVDEEVEVVAETLGGDVVLTGFYSYGEISPFSTTTDCKLHNQTMTVTFIHEV, via the coding sequence GTGAAGAGTGCGCAACACGTTCTGACTAATGTTGATTGGAAATCTGATGAACTGGTTGATCTTTCAAAGATTAATCCTCAATTGGTTCTGGTTTTTGGTTCGGTCGCTTTTTTTGACAAGGCCGACTTTGTTACACGTTTAAATCACTGTTTTCCTGCAGCACAATTGGTTGGCTGTACAACCGCTGGTGAGATTACAGCCGATGGGGTGTTTGATGATCACTGCGTGGTGACCGCGGTACAGTTTGATGGGGTGCAAATTCATATCGCACATAATGAAGTGGGGGCGATGGAAGCATCCAAACAGGCTGGCGTGCAACTGGGGGAAACTCTCAAACCCCACCAACCTTCTGCAGTGCTGTTGTTTGGTAAGGGATTGGCCATTAATGGCAGTGGTGTTATTGAAGGGCTGATCGAGAACCTTGGGCAAGATATTCCCATTACTGGAGGTTTAGCCGGAGATGGTGGGAAGTTTGAACGCACCCTGGTTTTAACCCCTCAAGGTATTTCTGATGATCAAGTCGTTGCCGTGGGTTTGTGTGGAGAGGCTGTCCGTATCGGCCATGGTTCCTTCGGTGGGTGGTCTCCTTTTGGTCCTCCACGTAAAGTGACCCGCTGTGAAGGTAATGTACTCTTTGAGTTAGATAATGAACCTGCCTTGAATATTTATAAAAAATATTTGGGTGAATATGCCAAAGATCTACCGGCCTCTGGCTTGCTGTTTCCATTTGAAATGCTCAATGCGGACCATGAACAGGTCGGTTTGATCCGTACCATCCTGGGGGTTGATGAAGAGGCTGGTTCTCTGGTGCTCGCAGGGGATATTGATGCAGAAGGGTATCTCCGTCTGATGCATGCCAGTACCGATGGTTTGGTTGATGGTGCAGAACAAGCCGCTCAAGCAACACGTGAGCGGGTCGGGGGGGGCATTCGTGATGGCTTGGCCATTTTGGTGAGCTGTGTGGGGCGCAAGCTCGTCATGGGGGATCAAGTGGATGAAGAGGTCGAAGTTGTGGCAGAAACCCTTGGAGGTGATGTGGTTTTGACCGGTTTTTACTCCTATGGTGAAATCAGCCCTTTTTCAACCACAACAGACTGTAAGCTACACAATCAGACCATGACGGTAACCTTTATCCATGAAGTTTGA
- a CDS encoding PAS domain S-box protein has translation MHRLLLRQLRRSMGLTSEEAVESLLAEVDQLPDQTLSAESVQALHGLKTLLNRVEQTYEQNERDLNLRNRSLHLSSDELSHANEQLRHEKVRQDTVLAALRETANHLLEADQQPMLGEDEASLEQLSELMSRLAVERSEFQRHLERQKFALDEHAIVSITDTQGTILYANDRFCQISGYERDEILGKNHRLVNSGLHDKRFFEQMWQTIGQGEVWNGEVCNKAKNGDRYWVSATIVPFLNDQGEPVQYIAIRTDITQQKELETEIDESRRFLQNISDNMGEGVFALDTQGCCTFLNPEAEWLLGWNQQELASRSFHDAVHFQNSEGLPVSESECPANQSVLAGEAYRSDEDIFTRRDGSTFPVNIAVVPIREGGTITGAVGVFQDITESKQIQSQLKQSEERLQIALDASNTGFWDWDPQQDRAFFSDQWLSMVGLAQGELLNNSTGWLGLMHEEDLPHVERELQAHLQGQRKDYEVEFRMRHKQGHWVWILSAGRVIERDEDKRPLRMAGIHKDISDRKRVEDELKQAMLDAESANRSKSEFLANMSHEIRTPMNGVVGMLELLANTELTEEQHSHMRTARNSAESLLTIINDILDFSKIEAGKLELEEIPFDLAELVEDVTSLLAQRVDSEKLELLHNTPPKMPSQLRGDPTRVRQVLVNLVGNAVKFTPEGEVEVRMTIEHHQEQSITINTEVRDTGIGIDDAMRPRLFRMFTQADGSTTRRFGGTGLGLAISKQLVELMGGRVGFSSQVGQGSTFWFRVTYPVVEGASKPTQGVESLKGLRALVVDDNATNRNLLGRYLGGWDVTHLECSSAEQALEKIEDAAKFGLSFDLAILDLLMPGMDGLELAERITHMVSRKQIKPLHMVLLTSAHARREELEKAGVVAALSKPIRQAQLLALLGQVVRGERTVEGHEGRQGNGNMESVFDAHVLLVEDHPINQQVARGMLTGLGCRVEIASDGHEGVRLFARNRYDLVLMDIQMPGMDGYETTNAIRQMERSERWKRTPIVALTANAMEQDRDRCLAADMDDYLSKPINLDRLKTSLSRWLQVLQEGAEVSQGSGEVQAEVAQNPAGTEDPSAGASEQASALAASEWVDQRTLKTLKSSMSVIEGGFEQILDAYLESTPQALESIEAGVLDGDAVRVRGAAHNLKSTSLSLGAHALGEVAKEIELCGKEGKLDDLSALLQKAKALYMQVSKQLELEKQRL, from the coding sequence ATGCACCGTTTACTGCTGCGACAGCTTCGGCGTTCTATGGGTTTGACCAGCGAGGAGGCCGTGGAGAGCCTTCTCGCTGAGGTTGATCAATTACCAGATCAAACCCTTTCTGCTGAAAGTGTTCAGGCACTTCATGGGCTTAAAACGCTGCTAAATCGTGTTGAGCAGACCTATGAGCAAAATGAGCGGGATTTAAACTTAAGAAACCGCTCTTTGCATTTAAGTTCAGATGAACTCTCCCATGCCAATGAACAGTTGCGTCATGAAAAGGTTCGGCAGGATACGGTGTTGGCCGCTTTGCGAGAGACCGCCAACCATCTGTTGGAGGCCGATCAGCAGCCTATGTTGGGGGAGGATGAAGCCAGCCTTGAGCAGCTCTCTGAGTTAATGTCTCGGTTGGCTGTGGAGCGTTCAGAATTTCAACGTCATCTGGAGCGGCAAAAGTTCGCTCTGGATGAACACGCCATTGTAAGCATTACCGATACTCAAGGAACCATCCTCTATGCCAATGATCGTTTTTGTCAAATAAGTGGCTATGAGCGGGATGAGATTCTTGGCAAAAATCACCGTTTGGTTAACTCAGGCCTCCATGATAAACGCTTTTTTGAACAGATGTGGCAAACCATTGGCCAAGGTGAGGTGTGGAATGGTGAGGTTTGCAATAAAGCCAAAAATGGTGACCGCTATTGGGTGTCAGCGACCATTGTTCCCTTTTTAAATGATCAGGGTGAACCCGTTCAGTATATTGCAATTCGAACAGATATTACCCAGCAGAAAGAGTTGGAAACGGAGATTGATGAGAGTCGCCGCTTCTTGCAAAATATCAGTGATAACATGGGCGAAGGTGTGTTTGCCCTGGATACTCAAGGGTGTTGTACATTCCTAAATCCTGAGGCTGAGTGGTTGTTGGGCTGGAACCAGCAGGAGCTCGCCAGTCGCTCATTCCATGATGCGGTTCATTTTCAAAACTCCGAAGGATTACCTGTTTCAGAATCCGAGTGTCCGGCCAATCAATCTGTGCTTGCTGGGGAGGCCTATCGCTCGGATGAGGATATCTTTACCCGCCGAGATGGTAGTACTTTTCCTGTGAATATCGCCGTGGTCCCTATTCGTGAAGGGGGTACCATTACCGGTGCAGTTGGGGTGTTCCAAGATATTACGGAAAGTAAGCAGATCCAGAGCCAGCTCAAACAGAGTGAAGAACGATTACAGATTGCATTGGATGCTTCCAATACCGGTTTTTGGGATTGGGATCCACAGCAGGACCGCGCTTTCTTTAGTGACCAGTGGCTCTCAATGGTGGGGTTGGCGCAAGGTGAATTGCTCAATAACAGTACCGGTTGGCTGGGGTTGATGCATGAGGAGGATCTTCCTCATGTGGAGCGGGAGCTGCAGGCTCATTTGCAAGGGCAACGCAAGGATTATGAAGTAGAGTTCCGTATGCGCCATAAACAGGGGCATTGGGTCTGGATCCTTAGTGCTGGACGGGTGATCGAACGGGATGAAGATAAACGCCCTTTGCGTATGGCGGGTATCCACAAAGATATTAGTGACCGTAAACGGGTTGAGGATGAACTAAAACAGGCCATGTTGGATGCGGAGAGTGCCAACCGTTCCAAGTCAGAGTTTTTAGCCAATATGAGTCATGAAATCCGCACCCCTATGAATGGTGTGGTCGGGATGTTAGAGCTGCTGGCCAATACGGAATTGACCGAAGAGCAGCACAGCCATATGCGCACAGCTCGGAACTCAGCAGAGAGTTTGCTTACCATCATTAATGACATTCTTGATTTTTCAAAAATTGAAGCGGGCAAGCTAGAGCTCGAAGAGATCCCCTTTGATTTGGCCGAATTAGTGGAAGATGTTACCTCCCTTCTGGCCCAGCGGGTGGATAGTGAAAAGCTGGAACTGCTGCACAACACCCCGCCAAAAATGCCCAGCCAGTTACGTGGTGACCCTACTCGGGTACGTCAGGTGTTGGTGAATTTGGTTGGAAATGCGGTGAAATTTACCCCCGAAGGGGAGGTAGAGGTCCGCATGACCATTGAGCATCATCAAGAGCAGAGTATCACCATCAATACAGAAGTCAGAGATACCGGGATTGGGATTGATGATGCCATGCGCCCCCGGTTGTTTCGTATGTTCACCCAGGCTGATGGTTCTACCACGCGGCGCTTTGGTGGAACAGGTTTGGGGCTGGCCATTAGTAAGCAGTTGGTTGAGTTGATGGGAGGGCGTGTTGGTTTTTCCAGTCAGGTCGGGCAAGGGTCTACTTTCTGGTTCCGGGTTACCTACCCTGTGGTCGAAGGGGCTTCTAAGCCAACACAAGGTGTGGAGTCCCTAAAAGGTTTACGTGCCTTGGTGGTGGATGATAATGCCACCAACCGTAATTTGCTGGGACGCTATTTGGGGGGGTGGGATGTTACCCACCTGGAGTGTTCCAGTGCGGAACAGGCATTGGAAAAAATTGAAGATGCCGCCAAGTTTGGGCTCTCTTTTGACCTGGCAATTCTGGATCTGCTTATGCCCGGTATGGACGGTTTGGAGCTGGCTGAGCGTATTACGCACATGGTTAGCCGTAAGCAGATTAAACCCCTACATATGGTATTGCTGACCTCTGCCCACGCAAGGCGAGAGGAGCTGGAAAAAGCCGGTGTGGTGGCGGCGCTTTCAAAACCGATCCGTCAGGCTCAGCTTTTAGCTCTGCTGGGGCAGGTTGTGCGGGGTGAACGTACGGTAGAGGGGCATGAGGGGCGTCAAGGTAACGGAAACATGGAGAGTGTTTTTGATGCCCATGTGTTGCTGGTAGAAGATCACCCCATTAATCAGCAGGTGGCGCGGGGTATGCTCACGGGGCTTGGCTGTCGGGTGGAGATTGCCAGCGATGGTCACGAAGGGGTGCGGTTGTTTGCCCGTAACCGATATGACCTGGTGCTCATGGATATTCAAATGCCCGGAATGGATGGGTATGAAACCACCAATGCCATCCGTCAAATGGAGCGCAGTGAACGTTGGAAGCGGACACCCATTGTGGCGCTAACGGCCAATGCGATGGAACAAGATCGGGATCGCTGCCTGGCGGCGGATATGGATGATTATTTAAGTAAGCCTATTAATCTAGACCGTTTAAAAACCTCCTTATCACGTTGGCTTCAGGTGTTGCAGGAGGGGGCTGAGGTCTCACAGGGGAGTGGTGAGGTCCAGGCCGAGGTGGCGCAAAACCCCGCAGGAACTGAAGATCCTTCGGCTGGGGCATCTGAGCAAGCCTCGGCGTTGGCTGCGTCAGAGTGGGTGGACCAGCGCACTTTAAAAACATTAAAAAGCTCCATGTCGGTTATTGAGGGTGGGTTTGAACAGATTTTAGATGCTTATTTAGAAAGTACCCCTCAGGCATTAGAGAGTATTGAGGCAGGTGTTTTAGATGGTGATGCCGTACGTGTTCGTGGTGCGGCACATAATCTCAAGTCCACCAGTTTAAGCTTGGGTGCACATGCACTGGGCGAGGTGGCTAAAGAGATCGAGCTTTGCGGCAAAGAGGGCAAGCTTGATGATCTCTCTGCTCTCTTACAAAAAGCCAAGGCGCTCTATATGCAGGTCAGCAAACAGTTGGAACTGGAAAAACAACGTCTATAA
- a CDS encoding hydrogen peroxide-inducible genes activator has product MNLNQLRYVLAVAQEGNFSRAAKRCHVSQPSLSVAVRNLEEELEVILFERFKHEVRVTPEGERVLVRIKQALEAVEHIRQTARGEDADPLKGSLRLGAIFTIAPYLFPGFVPELHRQAPDLTLLLEENFTAVLSEKLKRGELDAMVIALPYDEPGIVTQPIYDEPFVVGVPADHGWVDRNDLDGNDLASEQLLLLGKGHCFRDQVLEICPACHQVADTVTGMHNIIEGSSLETIRHMVASGVGITVLPLGSITTMVCSAMNCPEQSRSALRYAYFKDPAPVRRVALAWRESFPNPEIFEQVVQALQAGMPKQMKEL; this is encoded by the coding sequence ATGAATCTTAATCAGCTACGTTATGTGCTCGCGGTTGCCCAAGAGGGTAATTTTAGTCGTGCAGCCAAGCGCTGTCACGTCAGCCAACCCTCTCTCAGTGTTGCCGTACGCAACCTGGAAGAGGAGCTTGAGGTGATCTTATTTGAGCGCTTTAAACATGAGGTGCGGGTAACCCCTGAAGGGGAGCGGGTCCTGGTACGGATTAAACAGGCCCTTGAGGCGGTGGAGCATATTCGTCAAACCGCACGGGGAGAGGATGCCGATCCTCTAAAGGGCTCTTTGCGCTTAGGTGCTATCTTTACCATCGCTCCTTATCTGTTCCCTGGCTTTGTACCGGAGCTTCATCGGCAAGCCCCTGATCTGACGCTACTGTTGGAAGAGAACTTTACAGCGGTTTTGTCAGAAAAGCTGAAACGGGGGGAGCTGGATGCAATGGTCATCGCCTTGCCCTATGATGAACCAGGTATTGTTACCCAGCCGATCTATGATGAGCCTTTTGTCGTTGGGGTGCCTGCTGATCATGGCTGGGTGGATCGTAATGATCTGGATGGAAATGATCTGGCCTCTGAGCAGTTGTTGTTGTTGGGAAAAGGGCACTGCTTTCGTGATCAAGTTTTGGAAATCTGCCCTGCTTGCCATCAGGTAGCCGATACGGTGACAGGCATGCACAATATTATTGAAGGGAGTTCACTGGAGACCATTCGGCATATGGTTGCTTCAGGTGTGGGTATTACGGTGTTACCGCTGGGCTCTATTACCACCATGGTTTGTAGTGCGATGAACTGTCCAGAACAGAGCCGCTCGGCGCTGCGCTATGCTTATTTTAAAGATCCTGCCCCTGTGCGGCGGGTGGCTTTGGCTTGGCGAGAGTCCTTCCCCAACCCAGAAATTTTTGAACAGGTAGTTCAAGCGCTCCAGGCTGGTATGCCAAAGCAAATGAAAGAGCTCTAA